Part of the Nicotiana sylvestris chromosome 2, ASM39365v2, whole genome shotgun sequence genome, ATCAGTTGAACTCATCCTGGATAAGATAAGAGTCGTGCTGTCCAACAGTTGATCCTCTGAGTAATCCTCTCCACTAGTGGCCAGCATTGAATAACTATAAGTTTTCTGGCTGCCAAAGGTACCCCCAAATATTTGAATGGAAGTGTACCTTCAGGGAACCCCAGTTCTTGTAGTATATCCTGTTTCTGGTTCACTGAGACACCTGCTCGGTAAGCTGCACTTTTCTCTGCATTTGCTTGAAGACCGGAAGCTTCAGAAAACTTTTGAAAAGTTTGTCTTAACAATCTGATGGATTATAAGTCAGCCCTGCAAAACATGAGAAGGTCGTCAGCAAAACAAACATGCACCACTCCAAGTTTTTAACATCTGGGATGGAACTTGAACACTTTATTCTTCATCATCTGAGCAAATTCCCTTTCTAGGTATTCCATTGCCAAGACAAAAAGATAAGATGACATGGGGTCACCTTGTCTTATCCCCCTTCTTCCTTTAAATGGCTTAGTCAGACCCCCATTTATGTTTAGAGAATATGTTACTGAAGAGATACATTCCATAATCCACCTTGTAAATTTATAAGGGAATCCCAAGTCCAATAGCACTCTCTCCAGGAATGTCCATTCTAAGGTGTCATAAGCTTTCCTCAGATCAACTTTCAGGACACATCTTGGAGAGATACCTTTCCTATTGTAGCCTTTGAACAATTCATGTGTAAAGAGAATATTATCTGTGATACATCTGCCCCCAATAAAAACTAATTATGATTCCCCTACCAGACCTCCAATTACTCTCTTTATTCTTGCTGTGATGACCTTTGTAATGATCTTGTATAAGGTTGTGCAGCATGCTATTGGTCTATAGTCCTTGACATAACTAGGATTCTGCACTTTAGGAATTAGTGTCACTGCAGTACTACTAATCCATTTGTGCATCTTCCCAGTTGCAAAAAATTGCTTGACAGCATCAcaaacatcatcacccttttccTGCCAATGTTTAGTAAAAAACTCAACTGGAAATCCATCCACCCAGGGGCCTTTTCATGAGGCATATCCTTTATTGCACTTTGGATCTCCACTAATGTAATCTCCTGAATGAGCTTCTCTTTTTGACTTAAAGTGAGGCATGGACCTTATTGAATAACTTTTGTATTTGGACACCTGTGAATACTGCCTCTTTCCCCATGAGTTTAGTAAAAAAAGGAGATGAACTCATTCTCCAATTGTATAGGATCTGTCACTTTTGTTCCATCCTCTCTATAGATAGTTGTGATTGCATTCCTACTAGTCCTCATCTTCCATTGAGCATGAAAGTACTTTGAGTTTGAATCACCACATGTGATCCAATCAACTCTGGACTTCTGTTTAAGTACTTGTTCCTCTATATTGCTCCATTTTTCAACCTCTGCCAAGGCCCTTCTTTCCTGCTCTATCAGATCTTGATCCAAGTGTTGAACCATAAGTTTTGTCTGTATAACTTCAAGCTTATGCCTCGCATGGTTTAGGTGTTGTTTGTAGGAAGCCATATAAGCATTCAATTTCTTCAAGTCTCCCTTTAACATCTTCAATCTTTACCAAACTTTATGCATTGGTTCTGCCTGTATATTTTGCTCCCAAACTCTGTTGACAATCTTTTTAAACTCAACATTCTCCATAACTGAACTATACAATTTGAATGGTTTAGGGTGTAGACTCCCCATCTGATGTCCTTGACTGCACTTGATCAAAATAGGAGAGTGATCAGACACCTCTGGATTTAAGAACTCAGCTTCAATATGACCATATTGTTGCAGCCAATCGAAATTCCCAAATGCCCAGTCAATCATGCTTTAAACTCTTTTATCAGGTTCTTGCTTGTTATACCAAGTATAATACCACCCCAAACTTTTCAATTGGGTAAGTTGCAATGTGTTTAGTTAATCTTGCAATCCTTGTGTCTCACCTTGTGTAACTAGGGTTCCAATTCTGTCATCCGTGTACAAAACATTGTTAAAGTCACCACATAATAACCAACAATCTTGAATTGTAGTCCCTAACTGAATAAGTGTCCTCCACAATTGACTTCTCTGGTTGCTGTCATTACTCGCATATATCATGGTTACTGTAGTTCTAAAGTTAGAATTTGGCTCATGTACTTCAAAGTGAATAAACTGATCCTCAATCTGTATAATCTGGACATTTACATTCCCTTTCCATAATAGCCAAATCCTACCATTTAGATGTGCATTGTAATTGCAGCATACATTTCATTCCCTTGCTACTTGACTGATAATTCTAGCAGATTTTCTCTCATTTACTCTTGTCTCCAAACATCCCATTACATCCACCTTATACTTCCTCAGAAAAAGCCTAAGCTCCTTCTGTTTGTGGGGCTTATTTAGCCCCCTTATATTCCAAGTACAAAGGTTCATTTCTGGGTGAAGCTGGATAGGCCAGCGTCCCCTTGGAGTGTTTGTGGATCATTCATCTGTAGGACCTCAAATCTATTGGCAGAAGTAAAAACTATAGATGTCTCTATAGCTTTTCCTTTGTTAACATACTTTGTCCCTTCATCATTCCCCATCTCTCCTTGAGTGCCCTCAGCAGCTACATTTTGTTTGGGTGCTTCAGTTCCCATTCCATTTGGTATAGGATTGGTATGAGTATTCTTCTCTACTTGCATCCCAGTATTCTCATCATCTTTGACGTTTGGAAGCTTCCTACCACAAAAATTTCAACCAATCGTGgaggaaagtgagaatgaaaagGGGGAATCTGCAGTGAAACCTGCTATGAAGGAAAACACTGAAGTAGTTCATCGCAGACTGAATTTCTCAGCAACAGGGAATGTGCAACCTACCAGAGAAATTGGGAACAAAGAGGAGGAAGCGGTGCCAGCTAGGTATCACAATAGGAGTTCTCAAAAGGGTAAGGCATTGAATTACATACCCCCTATTATTCGCGATGGTACTGTTGTAGTGCAAATTGATGATGAAGAAACAAAAGAACAGGAGAATTACTGGAGTACAGCCCTAATTGGCTATGTTTTGGGGGATAATCCATATGAGAAAGCGATGGAAAATTACATTGTAAATGTCTGGGATTTTGCTGACCAACCTCAAATCCTTTATCATGATGAAGGATATTTTGTGTTTAGATTCCAAAATATGGTAGATAGGGACCTAGTTCTTCATAATGGTCCATATACATACCACAATAAACCTCTTATTCTGCAGTGTTGGAGTGTGGATTTCAAATTTGACCCAAGCTGTATGAGTAAAATTCCACTATGGGTCAAATTTCGAGGTCTACCATTGAGATTCTGGGCCACAGATGTATTGAGCAAAATTAGGCAGTGCAGTGGGAAAACCTCTGTACACTGATAAATTTACTGCTGAGTTAGAGAAGATATCATTTGCACGAGTACTTGTTGAAGCTGATATATCCCGACCCCTGCCAGATAGTGTGAATCTCCAAACTTCTAGAGGGATAATCAATCAACAAATTGAGTACGATTGGAAACCAAAGTTTTGCTGTGATTGTGTAAGGTTTGGTCATAACTCTGAAGACTGTTGGTTGAAGAACAAGCAGGAAGGGGGAGAAGAAATTAGGAAGCAACCACAGAAACAGAAGAACAAGAACAAGGAGAACTTAAAATGGGTACCAAAGGTGTCCTGTTGAAACCCAGTATCTGGCGTTACTATCTTCTCACCTTGAGCTGGGTTTTGAAACACTGTAGGGGCACTGCCCATACCAGTTAACCACCGTCCTTTTTGTACCTGAGCTGGTGTTACTAAACTTGCATCATTATCCTTCTCTCCCAATGGCGATGGGAGCTTCTTCCGTTGTCTAGCCATGGCCGATGGCGTATGTTAGCTAACCTTGCTAATCATGCGCCCCCTATGGGGTTTTTCGTTAATATTTTTAGGATATTATCTTTTCTTTAACTGTATTTTGTTTATAAAACATATTTGGAAGATAATATGTTGAGCTGAAAAATACGAAAGAAAAGTTTGGAGTTGTTATTCCTGATTCCCTCCTTTGATTTAGGAATCTATCACGTGTTTGTCTATGTTTAGTTGCCATAATAAATGCTTAACGGCTGCAGAATGAAATTAAGTTGCTGCCATTTTTGTTAATCATGGCCTACTGCTATGATTATGTTAATTTTTCTAAAATAGTGCCTACTTATGTTTTTTCCTCCTCATATTTGCACCTTTTCGAGGAATGGTGGTCAATATTAAGATGTAGCCCAAATATGAATATTAAGCCCATTAGGCCTTTTCATATCGTTGAAAGTGATGGACTTAAGGGTAAAGCTCAAACATGGCCATTTTTTCAGATtttgtaattgaaaaatagctacaATTTTAAAAGGATTAGTAACCTCCTATAGTAAAAGTTgatatcttatttattttaaataaatacccttttaaaaaattatattccataacTACCTTTTGACTTTTtcccaaatatctatttatggtcacctcctacctttaagccataaaataagctttgtattatttttctctctcatatcCCCTCAAATTTCTCTTATCCCCTACCCCATATCTCTCTATTTGCATCGACTTTCTGTTACACGCCCTAAAAAGCAGATGCAAAAAATGTATTCATCTGCGTATCTCCATAGGATGGTTTTTTGGGGATTGCAGTGTATATTAGGCCATGACTGCATTACTGGTTCTTGAGAGCAGACCGAAGGAACGAAAAAACATTGATGAAGTCAACACCATGTTCTTTATGGTCAAGATGTGAGATCAGTTTTTCGCTGGGACTTAGCGTGATATGTAAATAATTGGGTGCTAttatattcatatgttttttaatGGTTGAAAATTTCGTAGCTAAAATGTCCGAGATTTTTTTCTAAGTTCGAAATTCATGACATTGTCATGATATTTCCACATCAAAGGTGGCTACTTTccaataaattttaaaatactaGATACTTTTAAAAAAATTGGTCTGAAAAGTTGCTAGCGCCTACATTTTTGCGGACATATGAGTTATGCGGTTGGATTTCAAagacatacatatatatatatatatatatactagtgtCAGGATAGCGCGTGAACCTCAATtcaagattttttattttaaatatcacatattattattttaaattttatatttgaattataaaataaaagttaacgaaaaaattataaaattatgaAACTGATAATTGTTGCCTCTATTTGGCTAATTATGTAAATAATTACTACTAAGAATTATATAGCAAATAGGAGTAGAATATTATTCATAATGTAAGATTAATTAATGAAATTTGAAGAAATTACCAAATATTGTTCCATTGGTTAGACTACCTCTTCGAATGAAACGAAACTGTTTGAAAAAGCTATTAGTGAAAAATTAATTGTTGCATTTCTTGACTATAGTATTATTACAAAAcacaattttaaattttttgtgcACTCATTGAAAATTAGAGATTACGATTATTTATGCGATCATTTATGATGTAATAGATGTTGCCTTTTTCTAAATGTTACTTGCACGTATTAACTTGACCAATGAAAAATATAGCTTGAAATTTTATTCTCATTAATTTTTTTTACTATAATTTAATATCGTGACTAAATATAATGCGAAAAATAttgaatataatataaaaataaaaataataatacctCATCATCTACAAATGTCAGAATCTATCTAAGCCTTGATTTGTTGCATTTGTAAATTTCTTAACTACTCCGTATTGAATAAGTAAGACTTTTATTCCTTGCGAGAATAAGATTTGCTCAAACAATTAAGTAGCACACATTCATTCACAACTTCAATTTCAGTTGCTATTGTAAGTACATGATATCAAGTGCATACAAGTGATTTAATACAAAAAGAGCAGTAGAGTCATCAAAGtcaatcaaaattttaaaaattttatttcaaaaaagatTTTGATACTTGGACAAATAATAAAGATTGCTAATGCACTGATGTATTTTAATCCAACCAGAATGTGCTTTTTATGACATATGCAAGAATACATCTCATTTATCAGGCATAATTTTTACATGCAGTAAAACTAACTCTTCAATAGTAGCATAAATATCATATAAAGCTAAAGCAGTTAAATTAGCATATATAGTTTATGTAATTCAATATTACGGAATATCTCAATCTCAAAGCTCAAAGAGTAAAAGAAAAATCATAATTGACGCAATAAAACTATATAACTTTCAGAACATATTACATTACTCCACAATAATGAgattttataaaatattatttatgagATCAACAAGGAGAATTATTTACTTGAACTAATGAAAACTATCAAAATTATGGTTAGATGCAAGGACGCTAATTACCAAAGGCTATTCTTTAATAACCAAATTTTACAATTATGATATGTATAATATAGTCAATTGAAAGAGgtaatcaaatttaattttttcttACAAATATGAACTATTTAAGTTGGCATAACATTCATagagagaaaataatttcaaattaataaaatatttaattgataTGAGTTAGAATATCTAACCAATTTTATGTGATGAATACATCGAGCCAAATACTATGTATAACATTCATAAATGAGTCAATTTCAAACCAATAATCATATATgagtgatgataggctataattacgtattttagtcgataattacactctaatttactgcactttagttgagtttgtgctttaatcgctagtgttttgcactaacggtgtgttttatgtcttgtaggagtgattccgagctatatagatattATAGAATGAAATTAagtaatttggagctttgaagtctgagtaagagctcaagaaattaagccgggatcgcgttcgggggtCAAATTTGATAATTAAGTACGAACGAAgactcgaagaggcatattgcgcactgtctagtaaaatagacataactttttgctcagaactctatttgggctccataatatatggttggaaagataactcaaagggctacaattttcatgttttccaaattccaaacggaatAGGGTAAACAATTGCGGTTACGGTAGGACCGCGGCAGAGCAGAGCTGCAGATTCAGAGGGCCTATTTGGCCGCGGTCCCGGCGTAACCGCGGTGGGACCGCGGCAGGACgcgtaaatttcagggaccaaagtgcaaaacacgggattttaagccctaaacctatattaaaccaaggaagccggccaaAAAAGGGGAGGGGATAGATTTGAGACACAGATTCGACTTAAGGAGGCAAGAACGCATtgggagcaaggcggagaattcttccacgagtttttccttccttttcctatttttcattgttggttatgacttttagtattgtagttttacatactattatgaatagctaaattgttatctagagttttgatagaaccttttgtaggataaattcttgttatgtttttatataattgagccatagcttttctctatttgtacAACTACGTTTATATTCTGGttgattgaagagctctcaattaactgtgcctatttagtatgcataactcgggagaaaGTGAATATTTAGGCAATTGTTGAACAACgacactcccagagtatatgagggattaataaccgagggtttaaaggtgggattagggataacgaagccttgggtgcgatctgaagtgagctgtattaaaagccagctagcgtagctcgggagagtgcgcctagtaaattgtcgtgattactcgggagagaattacaacatgcaaagtgctcatgatcggtagagaatacttaggcgaaattatagaagacatagcgggaaggattccgacaattggggaaatcctAACTCCAGACCTCCTTAttcttgtctctaacccttagtatatttagttgttaatttactattttaatttgttagttaattagttaaacacaaaaatctaaatatctataatttaggaattgttcaagcttgtcttcttggtgatagtgaacagctgtagctaaaccttagttctctgtgggattcgactccggacttgtaaaccggattatatttgcaacgacctcattgtccttttataaggcatagttgggcgtgatcaaattttggcgccgttgccggggaactaacggtgtagctgtgggtgtacatattgctaggtttcaattttgaacttttatttttattttttttgtatttgattttttttcttttattttttgttttacttgttgatttaaaaaaaacatggcatcatggaattatgaaagttttgatgttggtaattctacttttaatcctccttatgcatattatGATGAAAACCACccttggcaaaattatcaaaatatttccgagagcgagttttgtgcaccaactaaatcttatgtgtggaatgtgtgtgatatgtgtggtggtcaagatggtcactttcacggttgtgcttatatttcttacctTCCCtcaaccccttactttgatgaTTCTTCTTTTTctggtgaagttaataggaacaaagaacccagaTATGAGGACCTGAAAGAGATCCAGGATATGCTAAAGTGCCTTACGAAACAATATGATGAGATACAACTGCGGGTACAAAGGCAAGgggcaactattcacaacttggaggctcaagcgaataaattaattgaacctggtaaagcgcaacaagttgacattgtggatagtagccaatatgAGCAAGAAAGGGCTGTAGAAATTGCCATATTACTGGAGGATTTAAAAAAATACGAGGATGAGCTAGAGGAGGAGGctagagtagaacaccaacaatcaatcgcACTAGAGTTTGAGGATGTCGATGTTGTAagagagatactagagtcaaccaaggatattgaggatacatatttagttgactctattgtcattagtgttgaAAATATAGACAGTCCCaatgttcatgtagttgagcgcattggtcctcactccaagtatttttccacattgtgtttagatgatgatatggaaatagagtcgtccgagccatttgaggagtcaaggaatgaggaacaaagtgcttacattctggaattcttcttgcCAGAAAGTCGGGATTACATACCTCATACAAAGGCCAAGgagtgcagaatactacattatttccTTGGGCCAGTTAGATTCATTCCACCGCCCCATGaccataatcataagcttgaatcaAAACTAGGGGTCCAATTCATATGTTCaaagtggaggcaaaaagtgattcatgtcatgccgcgacgttaaatcaagcgcttgttgggaggcaacccaactttactgctttatttttttatttttttatttttaattgtattatgtttgtagtgtcgatttttaattttctaggagcatggaaagcaaagctattggaagaatgcaacagcaaaccaaatggttggaactaagtgtgaggtacccgcacgaaggaccaagcttgggagaagtctgagttaCCCATGAGCTGctaatgcttcggcctttggcctatcagggagtctcttttacccttttattagttatggtgtgcattggggacaatgcataattttaagtgtggagtgaggagattgtctgagtgactttctatgctattttagttgtgttagtaattgaataattattattttttaaaatagaaaagaatgaacttttcccgacgatggatctattagacaattttcttgatgGATTTaaatctaaagaaaaaaaagattttctattgctaggtagtgtagcaattcccccttggtttttctttaaaccacggttctttccaagagttttatttgaaccgggtgtagttagttttttttttgggagtaggagccattgtgttgtgttttgaagtgaagcaatatctcttgactctTTTATgacttgagaatagtgagtactttggttgtgacgcttaagctcagttttgactcttgtataagtaccttaaattgtatgattttaaatttgcttaactgctttgactagagtgtcttgatgaatccaatcctgagtgagttatgtgccatgtgtgtgcaAGGTTTtgtgttgtgagcacgtgatttttgccctatatgaaaatcactcccaaaaattcaaaataaaataattttcctttatgtgcaatgtttttatttttgtggtatttttgtataatcatttgtatttttgtctgtgcatgtttattcgtttaaattaataaaaatgtaaaatatgtcgcattttcatttagtatttatttaagtttgttttacaaaaatgagaaaatcataaaaaataaataatgtacgttgcatttttagcatttaacgtctaaattgtgcaattttatcgttaattactatttaaatgtgcgataatagttatttggaattaattagtattttttataagttaatttagtttataagttaatttagaattttagttttattaattaggaagtaaaagaaaagagagcaagaaTATACAAAGAAAATcgaaattgggcctcttcttcaaattcaagccacaagcccaaagaatgcccaatcttcccaaacgacccagtccatttcgaactgggtcgacccagtccataacccaaagagACCCAAACcccattttctttcatttttcataaaataaaataaaacaaaaaaaaaccaagaaaaccctaacactaaccatccgccaccccccctcattttctttcttcttcttcaagctccAAATGatctccatccatggctgccccgtcTTTAGCTTTCTTCGTCCCAAGCTTCATCTTCATCGTCAAACAACATCCGCCATCGACGAGCTCgccaagctcccatggctgcgcatcttcttctccttcttctttgttGCGTCGTTGTTTCTTCTACTGCTACTGCGTCTGCCATGGCTAGCTCCCTCACATCCATAAACGACCAGCTCTGTCGTTGTTGCTTCATCTTTTTCGTCGCACCATGAACACCCAGCtccaaacgaccatcgtcgtCATGACCGCTGCTCCATGTCGTTGTTGCTGCTGCATCGCTGCTGCTGCATCGCCGCTGCTGCTGCCGTTGCTGTGTCGCCgctgctgttgttgctgctgcgttACTGCTGCTACTCCGACG contains:
- the LOC138884175 gene encoding uncharacterized protein, which encodes MKENTEVVHRRLNFSATGNVQPTREIGNKEEEAVPARYHNRSSQKGKALNYIPPIIRDGTVVVQIDDEETKEQENYWSTALIGYVLGDNPYEKAMENYIVNVWDFADQPQILYHDEGYFVFRFQNMVDRDLVLHNGPYTYHNKPLILQCWSVDFKFDPSCSAVGKPLYTDKFTAELEKISFARVLVEADISRPLPDSVNLQTSRGIINQQIEYDWKPKFCCDCVRFGHNSEDCWLKNKQEGGEEIRKQPQKQKNKNKENLKWVPKVSC